In the genome of Drosophila kikkawai strain 14028-0561.14 chromosome 2R, DkikHiC1v2, whole genome shotgun sequence, the window GGCAAACGCGCATGATAATGCATTTTGTGTGAGCAAATTAAAATCTGTCATTGCATACAATTATGCTGACACAGACATGAATTAGAACCTTGAATATTGTCATAATTACTTTGAAAATTATGTCAATTACCAGTCAAAGGAGATGTTGAAAGGATGTCAAGTCGATgtcataataaaataagctttaattccgtttaaaaatatatttaatttcaattaaaaaatatataattgagtttgtaaaaattaaaactgcaAAACTCTTAATACAAACTCCAGAGATTTTCTAAAAAGTTGATCAGCTTTTGCCAGATGGACTTCGGTGGCGGCACAGGagtataattatatatatatataattcccaCAATTAATATTACAAGGCCAATGATTATAAAACTAATGGGAATAATCCAAAACACCATTGAATTTGGGTTTGGCTCTCGAGTGGGAAAACAGTCCTCTGACTTGACTTTGTCTTTATAGATACCAAAAATTTTAACGGAATTATTCTGTATGGTATCCTGGGCATGCTCTTTTGATATAGTTGGGTACTGAGTGGGTATCCAGTCCTTTGGATTGCCTTTGTTTTCATAGTGTAGCAAAATTTTGTTGAAATAGTCCTGAGACTTTTGTATGGTACTCTTCGGGGAAGGCTCCTTAGCTAAGCTGACAATTTGGCAACTAGATCCTGTAGATCCTGCGGCATTCAATTGAGTTTGTTCCAATTCAAGACACTTTTGCAAAATGATTGCACTGAAGGCAgatagttttttaaatttaaagagatCATTGGTCGATGTTTCTTGGCATCTGACGGTTTTAGTGCCATATCTTATTAACTCGGTCTGCT includes:
- the LOC108070802 gene encoding uncharacterized protein, yielding MPLTTQDSIDERKSANQTKKPVIANSKSKISTIMKPDLVTITDKSGVLDKIKNSLGKPYPSYPYKVQKMDNVGKKKPSSPRMLKKAGNAEETKDNIDQDVSTLRNTEEEPKPRNKDDFTLQNSYDTATQNDNLSIWHSVQGQVTLYLDSEPSVYERPSGQSLAEYLYLEKQTEDASFNWKDFNAMKLAGPDDNGSFQQTELIRYGTKTVRCQETSTNDLFKFKKLSAFSAIILQKCLELEQTQLNAAGSTGSSCQIVSLAKEPSPKSTIQKSQDYFNKILLHYENKGNPKDWIPTQYPTISKEHAQDTIQNNSVKIFGIYKDKVKSEDCFPTREPNPNSMVFWIIPISFIIIGLVILIVGIIYIYNYTPVPPPKSIWQKLINFLENLWSLY